DNA sequence from the Gemmatimonadales bacterium genome:
TCGCTGCTCCCGACAGGGGAATCCTGGGAGCAGGCGAGCAGAAACACGGCCGAGAGCAACGCACGGTGCAGCCAGGATCGCCCGATCACGGCGGCCTCCAGTTCAGGACAGGATCAGGAAGAAGGATGGCCCCGCGTCCGAATGTCGGCAAGCGCCGCGGCTCCGCCCCCGGCGTCGTGGCTCTGACCGGCACGAACGGTGGATGCGGCGGACAAACGGGGGCACGCGGGCACCCGATTACCTTCCGAATATCACTTCGCCGGAGGCCCCCGCGGTCCCGACCACACCGGAGACCTCATGACCCTGCGCAACCAGGTGCAGCTGATCACGTATCCACACCGCCTGGGCGGCAACCTGGCCGCCCTCGGCGACATTCTCGAGGCGCATCTCGCCACGGCCGTGGGAGGGGTCCATATCCTCCCCCTCTACCCCTCCAACGCCGACGGTGGCTTCTCCCCGCTCACGCACAAGGAAGTGGACCCCGCGTTCGGCACCTGGGAGGACGTCGAGCGCATCGCCGCCAGGTTTGACCTCTGCCTCGACCTCACCGTCAACCACATCTCCGACCAGTCCGCCGAGTTCCAGGACTTCCTGGCCAAGGGCATGCAGTCCGAGTACGCCGACCTCTTCGTCCACGTGGACCAGCTCGGCGAGATCACCCCGGACGACCTGGCCAAGATTCACATCCGGAAGGAGAAGGAGCCGTTCCGCGAGATCGTGCTGCCCGACGGCACGACGCACCGGGTCTGGACCACCTTCACCGAGCGGCAGATCGACCTGAACTACGAGTCACCCCGCACGTATGCGCTGATGGAGGACTACATCGCGTTCCTCACGGCGCGCGGCGCGAAGCTCTTCCGGCTCGATGCCTTCGGCTATACCACCAAGCGCATCGGCACCAGCTGCTTCCTGGTGGAGCCGGACGTCTACGAAATCCTCCAGTGGGTGCATCGCGCGGCGCTGGCGCACGGGGCCGATACGCTCCCGGAGGTGCACGACCATCCCAGCTTCCAGTATGCCATCGCCCTGCACGGGATGCGCCCCTACGGCTTCGCCCTGCCGCCGCTGGTCCTGCACGCCCTCCTCGACGGCGACAGCCGGTACCTGAAGCCCTGGCTCCGCATGTGTCCCCGCAACCAGGTGACGGTGCTCGATACCCACGACGGCATCTGCATTCCCGACGTGGACGGCATCCTGCCGGCTGACAAGACCCAGCACCTCATCGACAACGTGTCCCAGCGCTCCGCGGACCCGATCCTCCGCCGTTCGGCGGCCAACGTCTACAGCGTGGGGGCCATCTACCAGCTGACCTGCACCTTCTTCGACGCCCTGAAGCAAAACGAGGACGCCAACGTGGCCGCGCGCGCCATCCAGCTCTTCGCGCCGGGGATTCCGCAGGTGTACTACGTCGGCTGGCTGGGCGGGACCAACGAGGTGGAGCGGGCGGAGGAGACGGGGGATCCACGGGAGATCAACCGGCACACCTACACGCGGGAGCAGGTGGAGGCGGCGTTGCGCACCCCGATGGTGAAGAGGATCCAGCGCCTGATGGAGTTCCGGAGTACACACCCGGCCTTCCAGGGGACCTTCCACCTGCACTCCTCGAGCGATACCACGGTGGCGATGCAGTGGCGGCACGGCGAGCACCATGCCCTGCTGTTCGTGGACCTGCTGTTCAAGAAGGCCACGATTCGCTACAGCGACGTCCGCTCCAAGCGGGCACTGACGATCCGGGCCTGATGCGGGTCCTGGCGACGGATCTCGACGGCACCTTCCTCGGCGGCTCGGACGCGGCCCGGGACGCCCTGACACGCTACTTCCGCGACGACCCGGCGCGGACGCTCCTGTTCGTGACCGGACGGTCGAGCCGCAGCGTGACGGCGCTGGTGACGGACGGCGTCCTCCCGCGGCCCGACGCCATGATCTGCGATGTCGGCTCCTACATCGCCCACGCCGACGGGTCGCCCTACGAGGGGCCGCTGCTCGAGGACATCCGGCAGCGGTGGGGAGGGCGCAGCGCCGCGGTGCGCGCCGCCTTCGCGGACATGCCGGGGCTTCGCCTGCAGGAGTACTTCGGCCCCAACCGCGTGTCGTACTATTACGACTCGCCGGCGGTCCTGGCGCCGGCCCTCGCGCGGGCCGAGGCGCTGGGGTGCACCGGGCTCGTCTCCGACGGCCGGTTCTTCGACGTGCTGCCTAGGGGGGTCGACAAGGGGAGCACCCTCCGGCGGCTGATGAAGGAATGGGGGGTCCCGGAGGACGCGGTGCTGGTGGCCGGCGACACCCTGAACGATCTCGCGATGATCACCTGCGGACTCCCCGCGGTGGTCGTCGGCAACGCTGAACCCGGCCTCCTGGCCCGACTCCCGGCCAGCGACCGGATCTACCGTGCCACGGGCCACGGCGCCGAGGGAATCCTCGAGGCGCTGGCCCACCACGGCGTGGAGGTGCCCCATGTCTGAACTCGTCGTCGTCTACCACCGCCAGCCGTTCGAGCGCGCCGTCGTGGACGGCAAGGAGGTGCTCCGGAGCCACCGAAGCCCGAACGGGATCGTGCCGACGCTGCGCGGGTTCTTCCAGTACTTTGACCGGGGCACGTGGGTGGCGTGGACCACCGTGGAGGCGGCCCGCGCGGGCACCGTGCTGGCGCGCGAGCCGGTGGAATTTGCCGGCGAGCGGTACGACGTCGCCCAGCTCGGGCTCACCCGGGAGCAGGTGAACTCGTTCTACAAGGTCACCTCCAAGGCCGCGCTCTGGCCCATCCTCCACAGCTTCGTCGACAAGTTCGACTACGACGCGGCGGACTGGGCCACCTTCCGCGAGGTCAACCGCCTCTTTGCCAACGCCACGTGCGAGGTGGCGAGCGAGGGCGCGGTGGTCTGGGTGCACGACTACAACCTCTGGCTGGTGCCCAAGCTCATCCGCGAGCAGCGTCCCGACCTGACGATCTGCTTCTTCCATCACACCCCCTTTCCCTCCTCCGACATCTTCGGCGTGCTGCCGTGGCGGACCGAGATCGCGGCCAGCCTGCTCAACTGTGACCGCGTCGGGTTCCACATCCCGCGCTACGCCGAGAACTTCGCCGCGGTGGCGCGCGCCTTCGGGGGGGCCACCACGGCCGGCCGCCAGCCGGTCCATGAACGCCTTCGTCCCGAGGGGTGGGCGCTCCAGGAGAGCACCGTGGTGGGCGAACTCCTGTGGCATGGCCGGCGGGTGTGGGTGGATGTCGTGCCGCTCGGCGTGGCGGTCCCGAAGATCGTGGAGACGATCCGGACCCCCGCGGCGCAGGCGCGGACCCGGGCCATCCGCGAGCAGTCCGGCGTGGACACCATCCTGTTCGCTGTGAGTCGCGTCGACTACACCAAGGGCACGGTGGAGCTGCTCGACGCCTATCGGCGCCTCCTGGAGCGCCGGCCGAAGCTGGCGGGGACCGTGAGGCTCTTCCTGGTGTGTGTCCCGCCGGCGCCCGGCATGCAGGTGTACGATGAGATCCAGGCGGAGATCGAGCAGCGGGTAGGCGCCATCAACGGCCGGTATTCCACGCTCGACTGGATCCCGGTGGTCCTCTTTGCGCAGCCGATGGACTTCGAGGAGCTGATGAGCTGGTACCGGGCCGCGCACATCTGCTGGATCACGCCGCTCCGCGACGGGCTCAATCTGGTGGCCAAGGAGTTCATCGCGGCCAAGGAGGGCAGGGAAGGGAAGCTGATCCTCTCCGAGTTCACCGGGGCGGCGGTGGAGCTCGGTGATTCGATCCTGGTGCATCCCTATTCCGCACGCTCGATGGATGCCGCCATCGACGAGGCGCTGGACATGTCCCGGGAGGAGGAGGTCGACCGGATGGGACGGCTCTGGGAGGCGACCCGCGCGCACGACCTCAGCTGGTGGACCGAGACGATGCTCGAGCGGTTCGGGGTGGAGCACTAGGCGCGCCACCCCGTTCCTAGAGGAACAGCGCGAGGCTGCCCGCCACCCCCAGCACCACGAGCGCCGACCAGAACCGGTAGTCCCGGAGCAGCCCCGTGCCCGGCTCCACGCGCGAGAGCGCCGGGGTCCACAGGGTGATCGGGTCGGGCACCGAGCGCGTGCGGGCGGCGCGCGAGGCCACGACCAGGGTCGCCAGGCTCACCACGAAGAGCACGAACGCGTTGACCGTGAAGTGCAGCGGCCACCACCCCGCCTTGGATCCCACGAAGAGCGCCAGCCCGCACACATGGCCCACCAGCAGGGCCCAGAACCCGGCCGTCCGCTGCGCGCCGCGCCAGAACACCCCGCCAAGGTAGATGGCCGCCACGGGCGGCACCGCGTAGGCGAAGACTTCCTGCAGGTAGGCGAAGATGCCCGGGAAGTGCTCGATCAGCGGCGCCCAGGCGATCGCCAGCGCCATGAAGCCGAGGGTGGTCAGGCGCGCGATCCAGAGCAGGCGCCGTTGGGGAACCTCCTTCTTGTCGAGCGCGGCGATGTCGTACACCGCGATCGCGGAGCTCGCGTTCAGGGTGCTGTCGATGGTGGACATGATGGCGGCCATGATGGCGGCGATCATGAGGCCGCGGGCGCCGACGGGGAGGAAGTCGCGCACGAGGACCGGGAAGACCTCGTCGGGGCGGTCGAGCCCAGGCATCAGGCCGAGCGCCATGGCGCCGGGAAGCACCATGATGAACAGCGGCAGGAGCTTGAGGCCCGCGGCGAGCACGGCGCCCCAGCGCGCGTGATCCACGTTCTTGGCGGCCAGGAACCGCTGCGAGATGTACTGGTTGGTGGTCCAGTAGTACAGCCCAAGAATCGGCAGGCCGAGCAGCAGGCCGGGCCAGGGCAGCTCGGGATCGCTCGCCGGGCGGATCATGTGGAGGTGCCCGGCGGGCACCGCGGCCGTCACGGCGGCCCAGCTGAAGTTGAACTCCGCGAAGGTCAACACCGTGAGGGTGATCGAGCCGAGGATGAGGACGAGCGCCTGCAGTGCGTCGGTGAGCATCACCGCCTTGAGCCCGCCGGCGGCGGTGTAGAGGCCGACAAACACCCCGAGGCCGATCAGCGTCGGCCAGAGGGGAAGGCCCGGGATGAACACCGTGAGCACCAGGGCCCCGGCGTAGAGGGACCCGGCGGTGTCCACCACCAGCGACAGGACGATCATCAGTCCGGCGACGTAGAGACGGGCGCGCCGGTCGAAGCGCCGCTCGACGTAGTCGGGGATCGTCAGGATGCGCCCGCGCAGGTAGATCGGGATGAGGAAGACGGCGGCGAAGAGGAGGGCGAGCGCCGCCATCCACTCGTAGCTGGCCACCGCCAGGCCGGTGGCGTAGGCGGCGCCGGCGAGGCCGATGAGGGTGGTACTCGAGACGTTGGAGGCGAAGAGCGAGGTGCCGACCACCCCGAACCCGAGGCTGCGGCCACCGAGGAAGAGCGATTCGGCATCCTGGGTTCCGGTGCTGACACGGACCCCGATCCAGGCGACGACGGCGAGATAGAGGACCGGAATGACCAGGTCCCAATGCATCAGCGCTCCTTGCTTGCGGAATAACCAAGATAACGCGGTTCAGTCGGGGGCTGGTTCGGCTGGGCAGTGGAGAGCCGCACCTCGTCGAACTCACCAAGGGTGATGAGCGCCGGCAGGCGAAGCTCCCCGAGCCGCCCGGTGGCGTCGTAGCTCTTGAGGGTGCCAGTGGACGTGAACTCGATCGGTCCCCACATGTAGCCGTACAGCCCGGCGCCGAACTTTGCGAGCGTGCTGTCCAGTGCCGGCCCGGCTCAGGTACAGGGGATGGCAGGCGCCCACCGCCGCCCTGGCGGGTCCCGGGACTATCGCCGCAGGAACATCGACCGCAGCGCCCCCTGCCCGGCGGCGTCGATCCCGAGCCCCTTCGC
Encoded proteins:
- the gtfA gene encoding sucrose phosphorylase, which codes for MTLRNQVQLITYPHRLGGNLAALGDILEAHLATAVGGVHILPLYPSNADGGFSPLTHKEVDPAFGTWEDVERIAARFDLCLDLTVNHISDQSAEFQDFLAKGMQSEYADLFVHVDQLGEITPDDLAKIHIRKEKEPFREIVLPDGTTHRVWTTFTERQIDLNYESPRTYALMEDYIAFLTARGAKLFRLDAFGYTTKRIGTSCFLVEPDVYEILQWVHRAALAHGADTLPEVHDHPSFQYAIALHGMRPYGFALPPLVLHALLDGDSRYLKPWLRMCPRNQVTVLDTHDGICIPDVDGILPADKTQHLIDNVSQRSADPILRRSAANVYSVGAIYQLTCTFFDALKQNEDANVAARAIQLFAPGIPQVYYVGWLGGTNEVERAEETGDPREINRHTYTREQVEAALRTPMVKRIQRLMEFRSTHPAFQGTFHLHSSSDTTVAMQWRHGEHHALLFVDLLFKKATIRYSDVRSKRALTIRA
- a CDS encoding HAD family hydrolase, coding for MRVLATDLDGTFLGGSDAARDALTRYFRDDPARTLLFVTGRSSRSVTALVTDGVLPRPDAMICDVGSYIAHADGSPYEGPLLEDIRQRWGGRSAAVRAAFADMPGLRLQEYFGPNRVSYYYDSPAVLAPALARAEALGCTGLVSDGRFFDVLPRGVDKGSTLRRLMKEWGVPEDAVLVAGDTLNDLAMITCGLPAVVVGNAEPGLLARLPASDRIYRATGHGAEGILEALAHHGVEVPHV
- the ggpS gene encoding glucosylglycerol-phosphate synthase, whose protein sequence is MSELVVVYHRQPFERAVVDGKEVLRSHRSPNGIVPTLRGFFQYFDRGTWVAWTTVEAARAGTVLAREPVEFAGERYDVAQLGLTREQVNSFYKVTSKAALWPILHSFVDKFDYDAADWATFREVNRLFANATCEVASEGAVVWVHDYNLWLVPKLIREQRPDLTICFFHHTPFPSSDIFGVLPWRTEIAASLLNCDRVGFHIPRYAENFAAVARAFGGATTAGRQPVHERLRPEGWALQESTVVGELLWHGRRVWVDVVPLGVAVPKIVETIRTPAAQARTRAIREQSGVDTILFAVSRVDYTKGTVELLDAYRRLLERRPKLAGTVRLFLVCVPPAPGMQVYDEIQAEIEQRVGAINGRYSTLDWIPVVLFAQPMDFEELMSWYRAAHICWITPLRDGLNLVAKEFIAAKEGREGKLILSEFTGAAVELGDSILVHPYSARSMDAAIDEALDMSREEEVDRMGRLWEATRAHDLSWWTETMLERFGVEH
- a CDS encoding sodium/solute symporter (Members of the Solute:Sodium Symporter (SSS), TC 2.A.21 as described in tcdb.org, catalyze solute:Na+ symport. Known solutes for members of the family include sugars, amino acids, nucleosides, inositols, vitamins, urea or anions, depending on the system.) — encoded protein: MHWDLVIPVLYLAVVAWIGVRVSTGTQDAESLFLGGRSLGFGVVGTSLFASNVSSTTLIGLAGAAYATGLAVASYEWMAALALLFAAVFLIPIYLRGRILTIPDYVERRFDRRARLYVAGLMIVLSLVVDTAGSLYAGALVLTVFIPGLPLWPTLIGLGVFVGLYTAAGGLKAVMLTDALQALVLILGSITLTVLTFAEFNFSWAAVTAAVPAGHLHMIRPASDPELPWPGLLLGLPILGLYYWTTNQYISQRFLAAKNVDHARWGAVLAAGLKLLPLFIMVLPGAMALGLMPGLDRPDEVFPVLVRDFLPVGARGLMIAAIMAAIMSTIDSTLNASSAIAVYDIAALDKKEVPQRRLLWIARLTTLGFMALAIAWAPLIEHFPGIFAYLQEVFAYAVPPVAAIYLGGVFWRGAQRTAGFWALLVGHVCGLALFVGSKAGWWPLHFTVNAFVLFVVSLATLVVASRAARTRSVPDPITLWTPALSRVEPGTGLLRDYRFWSALVVLGVAGSLALFL